The sequence below is a genomic window from Lolium perenne isolate Kyuss_39 chromosome 4, Kyuss_2.0, whole genome shotgun sequence.
taagtatcacctctaaatatgaaatatatcaatgaataacagtaaattatgatataaaatagtgatgcaaaatggacgtatcaactccccccaagcttagacttcgcttgtccccaagcgaaactgaactcggtaaacaggaccacatgtttatggagtgaatagtcgataaataaaatacggacaagaagcatcatatcaattcacacaagacattctagtaaacaacttcctcatataattcaacttgaaacaagtagaaggtaatgacaaaataaaggtgcataagaaatcataattggtgatggcaaacttcgttcttggtcagagaacaattaacatattatgttaaaacttatatggcacaacttgcatactcaatcataataatctcctcataatcattgataaccttcaaagctatattcattcagataaaacttgtactaaacaagaaagagtaaaagacatgatgaagtaaatcacaatataaatggtttgatcacaacaactcaaatgcttgcttaagatggagggaaataggtttactgactcaacataaagtaaaagacaggcccttcgcagagggaagcggggattaaatcatgtgctagagctttttcagttttgaaatcatataaagagaataaaagtaacattttgagaggtgtttgttgttgtcaacgaatggtagcgggtactctaacccccttgccagacaaactctcaaagagcggctcccataaagttttatttttggctgacactccttccaacccttgctttcacaaaccatggctaaccgaattctcgggtgcctgccaacaatctcataccatgaaggagtgcctttttatttttagttttatttagatgacactcctccccacctttgctttctcaagccatggctaaccgaatcctcaggtgccgtccaacaatcacataccatggaggagtgtctatttgtaaaattatgaaagttaattaatttgggactgggaaccccattgccagctctttttgcaaagttattggataagtggatgaagccactagtccattggtgaaagttgcccaacaagattgaaagataaaacaccacatacttcttcatgagctataaaacattgacacaaataagggatgataaattttgaattgtttaaaggtagcacacgaagtatttacttggaatggcaggaaataccatgtagtaggtagttatggtggacacaaatggcataggtttgggttaaagtatggatgcacgagaagcattccctctcagtgcaggtttttggctagcaaggttaattagcaagcataagagttgagggaaacaaacaaatatacatgtgatagaaacaatcatgcaccttccttgtaagcacaaacaattttaacttcagaataataagctatgagctaacaagaaaggaagacaatgaaacaactacatgtatttctcttttctacttaaacctcaaagtgtttttgctattgaccaatgctaagtttgccaaaaccaaatagatttactcaatgctcccaaagtgataccaatactaataacaagattaatcatataatagagattgcagactaaaataagatgtgcaatatgtaaacgataagacttctcattaatattccataacgataactcacaccaagggatacatagacaaccaactaaaggagagatacttccacactgcaacccatcttatatgataacttccctactcatgatatgacactatttGATAGTAaaaaataaaagatagtgatgatgtgataccgcggcactcccccaagcttggaacaaaccaaggggatgccaataccgatgatgaatcactCATTcgacggtggtggtgatgaattcccatcatcagacttccaaggaagaggctctccatcaacaaacgacatcttggtcttgggaatcctgaaactagcagcatagcttatgtgtttaaacatgttttcatactcacagttctgattctgaacgtcatagacttgagcttggagtttgttggtggtgtcgtgaagcgagaggatgtcgtcccacagctttgcagtctccttcttgtgttcatcaataagttctgacataatcttgtggaagatgtccacttcacgctcagccatcttcttgtagttgaagacctcttgttctagcttctccatcctgtcttcaaagcttccttctcctttaggaccctggacatctttgatctgcaactctccatcaacgagcagcaactccttggggtgcatcttcagctcgttcatgtacgggttgacgacgtcctcgcagaagctgtccttcggagttcctgaCGAAGACATGACGGCTCTAGATCCGGCGCATCTggcgaaacagctcgaaacaaaacacgtcgagaaaacgatatatggacctccaggggtccgggggattatatagcaggaatttttacgacaaaaggaaaataccaggtcgaaccagagtcggagaggggcaacgagggagccacctcatagggcggcgcggccaggctggagcccacgccggcctatgggggcacaccctcgtgcgtctcctccactccgtttcgatctcgtaatttttcatattttccaaaaacaacaaaaacattgtttggaaagtaaaacgtgaactttttattaccagtactgttacctattcaaagtcgaactctgccggaccgtcaatttgacctttgatgaaagcttccggagtttccactcgaataacatcaacatcttcattataagaatcacctgagatataatgcttgagtctttgtccattcaccacttgtgtggcatcgccttggagagagctaattttaattgctcctgaacgatacacctcctcaatgacatatggtccttcccatttcgagagtaatttccctgcaaagaatctgagacgagaccgatacaataggactttatccccaatattaaattctcttttaataattcttctatcatgccatttcttaactttctctttaaagagtttagcattttcataagcttcatttctccattcatctagagaactcaattgtagcaatctcttcttaccggcaagtttaggatctttatttagttctcttaccgcccagtaagctttgtgctctaattctaaaggtaaatgacaagctttcccataaaccattttatacggtgacatacccatgggatttttataagcagctctataagcccatagtgcttccttcaatttactagctcaattctttctagatttattaacagtcttttgcaagatagatttaatctctctatttgatagttctacttgcccactagtttgaggatgataagcagaagcaattctatgattaataccatatttagcaagagtttttctaaaaccaccatgaataaaatgagaacctccatcagtcataagatatctaggaactccaaatctaggaaaaataatatctaaaagcattcttaaagaggtctcaccatcagcactttttgtaggtatggcttccacccatttagtaacataatcaacagcaacaagtatatgagtgttaccttctgaagaggggaaaggtcccatgaagtcaaatccccaacaatcgaatggttcaataacaagagtataattcataggcatttcattgcgtctggagatattaccaacccttttacGTTCATTacaggataaaataaacttccttgcatctttgaagagagttggccaataaaaacctgattgtagaaccttttgcgcagttctatctccggcgtgatgtcctccataagcactaccatgacatttactcaatatctcttgttgttcatattcgggaacacatctttgcagaataccatccactccttctttatataagtgtgggtcatcccaaaaataatgtctcaagtcataaaagaatttcctcctttgctgagctgaaaaggttggaggcaagtacttggaaacaataaagttagcataatcagcatacaaaggactatctcgcgaactcacatttattacagccaattgttcatttggaaaactatcattaacaggaacaggatcataagcaatattttccaatctagacaaattatcagcaacaggattatcagcacctttcctatctataatatgtaaatcaaattcttgcaacagaagcacccatctaataagccttggcttagcatctttcttttgcatcagGTATCTAATtgtagcatgatcagtatgaattgtaacttttgaatcaacaatataggatctaaacttatcacaagcaaagactacagctaacaattctttttcagttgtagcataatttctttgagcagcatcaagagttttactagcataatgaataacattcaattttttatctactcgctgtccaagaacagcacctacagcaaaatcactagcatcacacataatttcaaaaggtaagttccaatcaggaggttcaactataggagcagttgttaaggctttctttagagtttcaaaagcttccttacaatcatcatcaaaaacaaaaggtacatctttttgaagaagattagtaagaggttttgagatcttggaaaagtctttaataaatctcctataaaacccagcgtgaccaagaacactacgaatacctttaacatccctaggatagggcatcttctcaattgcttcaactttagctctatcaacttcgatacctctctcggaaattttatgtcccaatacaattccttcattaaccataaagtggcatttctcccaattaagaacaaggttagtttcttcacatctctgcaaaactttatcaaggttccgcaagcaattatcaaaagaattcccatagacagaaaaatcatccatgaatacctctacaatattctcgcaaaagccatgaaaaatagcagacatgcatctttgaaaagtagcaggagcattacataaaccaaaaggcatacgtctataagcataagttccatagggacaagtgaaagtggttttctcttgatccttagttttaacagcaatttgtgaaaacccagaataaccatcaagaaagcaaaaaatgagtattcttagataacctttctaacatttgatcaataaaaggtaaagggtaatgatctttcttagtaaccttattgacttttcgataatcaatgcacattctataccctacaactactctttgagggatgagctcatcattatcattaggcacaacagtcattcttcCCTTCTTAGGAACACCCTTTCTGATTTTGTAAACTATGCCCAACAACGCCTTCGAAATGACGGAGGAAGaggtgcacaggactaacccatctactatcagcaataagaTATATAATACGAGCTTCAaggagttttaatacctcattccttaccacatccttcatcttaggaattagacgacgctgatgttcaacaacaggctttgcatcatcttccatattaatggcatgttggcaaatagagggagaaatccccttcaagtcatcaagagtgtagccaatagctcctcggtgtttcttcaatatttccaataacctttcttcctcaatctctgaaagcttagaactaataataacagaatatattttcttatcatcaatatgagcatatttaagattatcaggcaatggttttaaatcaaaaacaggatcttcttttggtggcagtgttgtacctagatcttctaccggtaaatcatgtttaagaataggttgacgaaggaaaatttcatcaagctcgtttctttcttccctaaagacttcactctcactattctccaaatgttgctgcaaaggattattaggagcaagagcaatagatgcacactgttcaactctaaaatcattattaggtgaatcagctttataaggagttttggcaaatttagagaaattaaactcataagattcaccagcaaatttagtcaaaattttatctttcttgcaatctataatagctccacaagtatttagaaaaggtctaccaaaaatgataggacaatacttagtagcagcagaaccaagtaccaaaatgtcagcaggatatttaatcttaccacatagaacttccacatctcgaacaataccaattggagagatagtttctctattagctagccgaataaccacatcaatatcttcaagttcactagaaccaatttcgtgcataatctccgtgtaaagctcataaggaataacactaatacttgcaccaatatcgcataaaccataataacaatgatcaccaattctaacagatagcataggaacactagttttcctagacttattaggatgtgaaacaatattagaaacatcttcacagaaaataatatgaccatcttccacattttcagtcacaagatctttaactattgcaatagcaggttcaacttttatttgctcttcaggttctataggtttcttttcacttttattaaccgcactatttataacagagtactccttcattttagcagggaagggagttttttcaatataagcctcaggaataacatgatcaagagtttcaactacaacacatttatttatagatgaatcaattttatctttatacggttcatgatacttatcaaaattcttcttcggcaattcataatgagaggcaaaagctttataaagatttgcaacgacttgagaatcaagaccataagtagcactcatattacgaaatttatcagtatccataaaagtttcaatgcatttataatcataatttatacctgactctctatctttgtcgttctcccatccttcagtattctcctgaatccgatcaagaaggtcccttttaaactcttctttgttgcatgtaaatgatccagaacaagaagtatccagcaaggtcttgtcttgaaaagaaagtcttgcatagaaattatcaatgataatattaccaggaagctcatgaatggggcatttgagcattaaagacttcaatctcccccacgcttgggcaatactctctccatcatgaggccaaaaattatatatgcggttccggtctttgtgaatttcacttggaggatagaatttagaataaaatcggggcacaatatcattccattcaagagaatccccattattcagtaatttataccaatgcgccgctactgcatacgatatagagaatagcttcttcctcacttcatccatagcaatacctgcacacttgaataaaccgcataattcatgtaagaacagtaaatgatctccaggatggacagttccatccccttcataacggttatccacaacacgttcaataattttcataggtattttgtatggaacatcttcctcgcctggcgcctcatccactacctttgcagtagtagtagattttccaaataaaaattcaagagaagatctctccataatgaattatagcagcaggcagaaataaaatcagcactaacagtaaaagtttcccttaccaattccacttaccaatagcgcttcactccccggcaacggtgccagaaaatagtcttgatgacccacaagtatagggggtgtatcgtagtattttcaataagtaagagtgtcgaacccaacgaggagcagaaggtgttgacaagcagtttcgatgaaggattcactgtaaatgctcacagacaagtattcagggggttttgatgtagcagttgaataaagtacgagtaagtaaagtgcgagagaaataattgcagcgagtggcccaatcctttttagcacaaaggacaagccggtttgtttacttataatgaccaaacattcttgaggacacacgggaatttagtctagtgctttcgcttcatatagctaattaatcttcattgttttgataagtgttgtgtgggtgaacctatgctaatgcaccgcccttcctaggactaatacatacttgtgattataccccttgcaagcatccgcaactacaagaaagtaattaagataaatctaaccacaggcttaaattctgagatcctgctgtccctcctgcatcgatataccaacgggggttcaagtttctatcactccggcaaccccgcaattggcaaacgagtacaagatgtattcccctaggcccataaaggtgaagtatcatgtagtcgacgttcacatgacaccactagaagaataacaccacaacttaaatatcataacattgaatattactcaaccataattcactactaacatttagacttcacccatgtcctcaagaactaaacgaactactcacgagacatcatatggaacatgatcagaggtgatatgatgatgaataacaatctgaacataaaccttggttcaatggtttcactcaatagcatcaataacaagtagaaatcaataccgggagagtttcccctatcaaacaatcaagatccaacccaaattgttacagcggtgacgatgtgcagcggtggagacggcggtgatgatgatggagatgatgatgatggtgatggagatgatgtccagctcgatgtcggtgacgaggtgcagcggtggagacggcggtgatgctgatggagatgatggtgatggtgatggagatgatgtccagctcgatgacggtgacgatggcgtcgatttccccctccgggagggaatttccccggcagatttcagcctgccggagagctcttttctctctggtgttttccgccccgcagaggcggctgtgactcttcgcgactatcctctggagcttaggtttttgggacgaagatgtacgcgaaagagaggaggccagagggggctgtgggccccctccccacatggtggcgcggccaggccttggcccgcgccggcctatgaggtgggcccatggcggccctcctctgctcctccttttggctcccttcgtcttctggaaaaataggatttttcatataatttctgtcaattgttgattttccgaaatattgcattctgacgacgctttttccagcagaatcctgactccggtgcgcgatcctccaataatcatgaaacatgcaaaatagatgaaataacataagtatcacctctaaatatgaaatatatcaatgaataacagtaaattatgatataaaatagtgatgcaaaatggacgtatcacgcgACACCTCCtaaagctccgaagagatcaccaGCTCCGAAGAGGTCCAAGACTCCAGATTTGTTACCATATGAGAACACTGATGAGCAAACCGACGCAGTCGCAGCCGCCGAGTtgaaggcgtttcttgcgccgaagaagccTCCACCAAAGCTGTTTATAGCACCGAATAcaatgaagcactttgccgagacgagagcaAAGAAAGCTGAGTTGGCatgtgattatgaccgctctcttggacagtcctctagagcgagaaaAACGACAAAAATTGCCCAGCTTGGACAACAGGAAAATCAGTCGCTACCCCCCTTCGTCGTGCACtcctatgatgatccagagacgACATCTCTGATCGAACGGGAGGCTAGAGATCATGGAGGAGATGtttagtacgaagattactatccaatggCTGAAGTCATAAACAAGTATCGATACAGacatgatctcgtcaaacctggcgagctcgcgcgtctagggactcagatgcgaaggttgcatgaatggtacctgcaAGCCTGTCGGAACAGTGATCCCTACCTCACGGGGGCAGTTAGAGATGAGCACTACTTCCGGGGGAAGGAGGAGATAACCCttgagtttgaagaactatttcagttattcaattaagacgccctcgacaaacctatcatcagttgctactgcatgtaagtgatttatttatgtaattaagttcgtagctcagctcattcattttcactaacaattatcctcactatattctttttgtgcgctatatattatgcagaatgaagatgctcGAATGTAAAAGAGGCAAGCTGTATGATATTGGATTCATTGACCCAAACACCGTTCATTGACCCAAACACGTGTaggatggtggagtcgtctgGCGCCGTGGTGGCATCGATGGTATGCCTGGCATGATCAATGTGATGATCTctcgtgaagatggagtcgaggaagacagcGGTAGAAACTTCTATGACATGTGTGTTGGCATATGCTGAGAGTCTGCttaactggatgtgcttctcatctgctattgggcagcctgggaaggcatttggttttttgaatgatgtgagttggtgaattgtcagccctttcatccctctgtaggtttagtgaggtggcttcgagtttgatcttttgtattgttcttgtaaggtgttatgaataatctaataaaaaaattcgtgtgcatcccttggatgcagaagctggggcgatatttccccatttcgaaaaaaaaacttcTGATAGATTAAAAGCAATCTTTACTGACAGATAGAGATGTTGATAGGCTCAAGGATGGTGATTACTGAATATATAGAAAGGGAAAAGCTTGCACTCACATCACCTCCAGCAAAACGTGTTTGCACACGATGTTCGGTTCTGCTTAATGGGATCAACAGTGGCCATCACAATCGACTGACTAACGTGGTGGCAGACCAGCTCGCCTTCTTTTGCAGGCAACTGCTGGACGATTCCTGCTTCTCCACGAAAGGGGCTTGCAGACTTCTTCAAAATGATACCCTGATGCCGACCAAGTATGGAGCTCCCGCGTACCAAACAGGATCAAGGACTTCGGATGCTCACTCACATCAACAAGCTTAACACACGAGCTAACCTGAGCATGAGCACATCCTTACACGGCTGAATGCCCCAGGTGCCTGGCACATGAAGAAGACATGTCATGAACCACCTCTGCTTAGAATGCCCAGCAGCAAACACAATTTGGTGGAAGATGCGAAGTACTCCGTATGCCACACCTTTCAGCAGATTATGGACCTTATCACCCCCGCCCGTCCACTCAGTTGCCCTGATCATCCTCTGAAAGATTTGGGATGCGAGAAACAGTCATCAAAAGCCCCTCGCCCAGTAACAGCCTAACAGAACCAGATGGGCAATTTTACCACCCCTGATGCATTTCTTCAATTCTTTGAGATAGAACTTCGGTTACAAAGTTCATATGACACATCCATCAGAATACCGACACACACCTATGACAAGTCTGttctaaaaaaaaaaattagcCACAATAGCTACTCATAAACGGGGTGAAACATCATCAGGGAAATATAATAAAATAGCTTTAGACTAGCAAGACAGCATTGATACAACCATCATTTTCTGGATCGTTTGTAACCTGAGCATATTTACCTGCATCATGACGAGCACTGGTTAAGAAAAGCGTTCGTAAATTCGAGCAGGGCAGAGCAAGTTTTATGTCAGATATCTTACCCCAAACAACTTTTCCAGCAGGAGTCACAAGACCAAGTTCGCTCACATTGACCTGAAAGAGGAAGACCACTATCAGAAACGGAATAAAGAGGGCAATGTGCATGAATAATGCTTCAACGAGCAAAATACATCACATACCTCAATGATAGTTCCTCTTGTCATAACACCAAGAGAAGTATACATTGAACCATTGGGGTTTTTCTTTACCGAGATTAAGTCAAGGCTGAAGGTGCATTTTAATTCAGGATGGGTCACATGAGCTTTGGTGAAACGCAAGCCACTAGGCCGTATGAACCGCTCATACTTTGGTGGTTTCCTCGTAAATCCAGGGCCCacaaatgtggctttagtgaccaTTCGCTTCCATTGCTTGGCTGCATTTGGAAATAAATCAACAGATATATATTACTTAGCTGGCTATGGCCATAACACTCACATAAATATTAATTCCTTATTTCTCAAGTTCGTCCAGAGAAAAATAATAAGTGCGGAGAAACAAACTGATACAAAGAATTCTCAACCATATACATTGCAGTTCAAAATGAACCAGGGCCAAATTGAACTGTGCACATTTAGTGAACCCATATTAGACACAGCAAATGCATTCAAATATGCATGTGCATAGAGAGAACGACCACATATGAATCATGGGTAGATTGACCATCACAGACCACTAATATTCCATTGGAGATTTTATTTGCAGGCACTGAGAAAACTCAGTCAATAACCCATTACTTACTTTTGTGTATGCCAGACCTAACGACTTTGAACATCTCTTCTTCTGCCACAGGTCTGACCTGAAGATATGAGAGATTAAGATTATCCAATAAACACTGCAGAATGCTTGTGCAAAAATTAACTTATTTCACTAGCATGCATACAGATAATAAATATCACACCAGGTTATCTCGGAAATTTTTTGATGTTAAAGTTTTCTTAACTCTTCCAGTAAAATCAATCAGAGTGA
It includes:
- the LOC127331602 gene encoding uncharacterized protein is translated as MPQGDYIELHQKRHGRRPDYAERKRKREAREVHTRSKQAQKLLGAKGKRFAKKRYAEKAQMKKTLKMHDESATRNKVDDDVQEGAVPPYLLDRDLTIRAKVLSNTIKQKRKEKVGKWDVPLSKVRPVAEEEMFKVVRSGIHKTKQWKRMVTKATFVGPGFTRKPPKYERFIRPSGLRFTKAHVTHPELKCTFSLDLISVKKNPNGSMYTSLGVMTRGTIIEVNVSELGLVTPAGKVVWGKYAQVTNDPENDGCINAVLLV